The following proteins come from a genomic window of Scomber japonicus isolate fScoJap1 chromosome 4, fScoJap1.pri, whole genome shotgun sequence:
- the LOC128357642 gene encoding tumor protein D54-like, translated as MNRPGFGRTSPSMNFSSRDVGNGCSNPDLSEEDIDNLQFELTKVEDEIQTLRQVLLAKEHYAADIRRQLGLSPMSNMKQNLSKGWHEVQTSSPYLTASATLEDISNSNVCMRTRESLSYAGQVTSSALSSVGVVITRRLTEMRALPLPVPPRTLTHTMSVPSMRHSSTFKSFEEMVGNVKEKVTSGLSNSRDTSGFERGSSRHTT; from the exons ATGAACCGACCAG GTTTTGGTCGGACTTCACCGTCCATGAACTTCTCTTCGAGGGATGTAGGAAACGGATGCTCAAACCCAGATCTCAGCGAGGAAGACATTGACAATCTACAGTTTGAGCTCACAAAG GTAGAGGATGAAATTCAGACCTTGCGGCAGGTGCTTTTGGCTAAAGAACACTATGCAGCAGACATCCGGAGACAGCTGGGTTTGAGTCCCATGAGTAACATGAAACAGAACCTGTCCAAAGGCTGGCATGAAGTCCAGACGTCATCCCC ATACCTCACAGCCTCTGCCACGTTGGAGGACATCAGTAATTctaatgt atgtatgAGGACCCGGGAGAGTCTTTCCTACGCAGGTCAGGTCACATCGTCTGCGTTGTCCAGTGTGGGAGTTGTCATCACCAGGAGACTGACAGAGATGAG AGCTCTGCCTCTTCCTGTCCCACCACG CACCCTGACCCACACAATGAGCGTGCCGTCTATGAG ACACTCCTCTACATTCAAGTCTTTTGAGGAAATGGTCGGCAATGTGAAG GAGAAGGTGACCAGCGGTTTGTCTAATAGCAGAGACACCTCCGGCTTTGAAAGAGGATCCTCACGTCACACCACATGA
- the dnajc5aa gene encoding dnaJ (Hsp40) homolog, subfamily C, member 5aa, with the protein MAEQQRQRSLSTAGESLYHVLGVEKVATADDIKRSYRKLALKFHPDKNPDNPEAADKFKEINNAHAILNDPTKRNIYDKYGSLGLYVAEQFGEENVNTYFVLSSWWAKALFVFCGLATGCYFCCCLCCCCNCCCGKCKPRPREGPDQEFYVSPEDLEAQLQSDEREAGGDPIVLQPSATETTQLTSDGHYSYHTDTGFN; encoded by the exons ATGGCCGAGCAACAGAGGCAGCGCTCTCTGTCCACCGCTGGGGAATCTCTCTACCACGTGTTGGGAGTTGAAAAGGTGGCCACAGCTGACGATATCAAGAGATCTTACAG GAAACTGGCGTTGAAGTTTCACCCTGACAAGAATCCTGACAACCCAGAGGCAGCGGATAAGTTCAAGGAGATAAACAATGCCCACGCGATTCTGAACGACCCCACGAAGCGTAATATTTACGACAAATATGGCTCCCTGGGACTATATGTGGCAGAGCAGTTTGGAGAAGAGAATGTTAACACTTATTTTGTCCTCTCGAGCTGGTGGGCAAAG GCTCTGTTTGTATTCTGCGGCCTGGCCACTGGGTGCTACTTCTGTTGCTGcctgtgttgctgctgtaacTGCTGCTGTGGTAAATGTAAACCTCGGCCCCGAGAGGGACCGGACCAAGAATTTTACGTGTCCCCCGAGGACCTGGAGGCTCAGCTGCAATCTGATGAGAGAG AGGCCGGTGGTGACCCCATAGTGCTCCAACCTTCTGCAACAGAGACAACCCAGTTAACATCGGATGGTCACTACTCCTACCACACTGACACCGGCTTCAACTAA
- the LOC128357399 gene encoding glucose-induced degradation protein 8-B homolog — MMSYAEKPEDITKEEWMDKLNNVHIQRADMNRLIMNYLVTEGFKEAAEKFRMESGIEPSVDLDSLDERIKIREMILKGQIQEAIALINSLHPELLDTNRYLYFHLQQQHLIELIRLRETESALEFAQTQLAEQGEESRECLTEMERTLALLAFDNPEDSPFGDLLNMMQRQKVWSEVNQAVLDYENRESTPKLAKLLKLLLWAQNELDQKKVKYPKMTDLSTGTIEDPK, encoded by the exons ATGATGAGTTATGCTGAAAAGCCTGAAGACATCACAAAAGAAGAGTGGATGGACAAATTAAACAATGTGCATATTCAGAGGGCGGATATGAATCGGCTCATTATGAATTACCTGGTGACAG AGGGTTTCAAAGAGGCTGCGGAGAAGTTTCGGATGGAGTCTGGGATCGAGCCGAGCGTGGACCTGGACTCTCTGGATGAAAGAATAAAGATTAGAGAGATGATCCTGAAGGGACAGATACAGGAAGCTATTGCACTCATCAACAGCCTACACCCAGAGCTGCTCGACACCAATCGATACCTGTATTTTCATCTGCAG CAGCAACATTTGATTGAGTTAATCAGGCTAAGGGAGACTGAGTCAGCGCTGGAGTTTGCCCAGACGCAGCTGGCCGAGCAGGGGGAGGAGAGCCGCGAGTGtctgacagagatggagagaacaCTAGCCCTGTTGGCCTTTGACAACCCAGAAGATTCCCCATTTGGAGATCTGCTCAACATGATGCAGAGGCAAAAG GTGTGGAGCGAAGTGAACCAAGCTGTGCTGGACTATGAAAACAGGGAGTCGACGCCCAAGCTGGCTAAACTCCTGAAGTTACTGCTGTGGGCACAGAACGAGCTGGACCAGAAGAAGGTGAAATATCCCAAAATGACTGACCTTAGCACGGGCACCATCGAGGATCCCAAGTGA
- the LOC128357643 gene encoding solute carrier family 17 member 9-like — MADKHVSVECRNDFDDLLLDLKVYAGNGSTGKNGRDQNLWPRPLAQKWVPMLFIGTCLLYCARMAMPICAVSMASTFHWSKSDSGLVMGGFFWGYCLTQILGGHASDKVGGEWVLFVSAVLWSLITAGTPFLARLGSQTLALMTLARFLMGILQGVFFPSLASLCSQRVVEGERGLLMSTMHSGSYLGTLLAGGLGSLMLDWYGWESMFYAIGFLSGLWALIVWKYFLKGKVALKQMEKSDNSELKMSGRRWMSLFKKPSVWAMIFAHMCHCSTSYTLLSWLPTYFKESFPHATGWVYNVIPWLAAIPLAVGGGFVSDFLINKGYSVASVRKIMQFFAMGVSSMFIMLLSGAVRFPSAVIFVSAAVSVSTFTSSGVSVNVQDLTPSCAGALYGFMNMLGAFMGLVMVSLSGYLIDVTLSWTTVFSLIIFVNATGLTVFLIFGDAHRVDLEDNGEIIMV, encoded by the exons ATGGCTGACAAGCACGTATCCGTAGAGTGTAGGAATGATTTTGATGATTTGCTGTTGGATCTCAAGGTTTATGCAGGAAATGGTTCAACAGGAAAGAATGGAAGAGACCAAAACTTGTGGCCCAG ACCTCTGGCTCAAAAATGGGTCCCGATGCTGTTTATTGGTACCTGCCTCCTCTACTGTGCCCGGATGGCAATGCCAATCTGTGCAGTGTCAATGGCGTCCACTTTTCACTGGAGCAAGAGCGATTCTGGACTGGTGATGGGTGGGTTCTTCTGGGGTTACTGTCTCACACAGATCCTGGGAGGACATGCCAGCGACAA AGTGGGAGGCGAGTGGGTCCTGTTCGTCTCTGCAGTCTTGTGGTCTCTGATCACAGCTGGGACTCCTTTTCTGGCCCGGCTAGGCTCTCAGACCCTCGCTCTCATGACTTTGGCCAGATTCCTCATGGGAATATTGCAAG GTGTATTTTTCCCATCGTTGGCCAGCCTGTGCTCACAGCGTGtggtggaaggagagagagggctTTTAATGAGCACCATGCACAGTGGTAGCTATCTTGG TACGTTGTTAGCAGGCGGACTGGGCTCCCTGATGCTGGACTGGTACGGCTGGGAAAGTATGTTCTACGCCATCGGTTTCCTGTCTGGACTCTGGGCTCTCATTGTTTGGAAGTATTTTCTAAAAG GTAAAGTTGCCCTCAAGCAGATGGAAAAAAGTGACAACTCAGAATTGAAGATGTCAGGAAGACGCTGGATGAGTCTTTTTAAGAAGCCGTCTGTCTG GGCCATGATCTTTGCTCACATGTGCCATTGCAGCACAAGCTacactttactgtcatggctACCAACATACTTCAAAGAATCATTTCCTCATGCCAcg GGATGGGTGTATAATGTCATACCTTGGCTAGCTGCAATTCCATTAGCAGTTGGAGGAGGATTTGTTTCAGACTTCCTCATCAACAAAG gATATAGTGTAGCATCTGTGAGAAAAATAATGCAG TTTTTCGCCATGGGCGTATCGAGTATGTTTATCATGCTGCTGTCTGGAGCTGTCAGATTTCCCTCCGCTGTCATTTTTGTGTCTGCTGCTGTGAGTGTATCGACATTCACCAGCAG TGGAGTGTCTGTGAATGTGCAGGATCTCACACCTTCATGTGCCGGTGCTCTTTATG GTTTTATGAATATGTTGGGTGCTTTCATGG gatTGGTGATGGTCTCGCTGTCAGGCTACCTGATTGATGTCACCCTGTCGTGGACCACAGTGTTCTCTCTCATCATTTTTGTAAATGCTACAGGACTCACAGTCTTCCTCATTTTTGGAGACGCTCATCGTGTCGACCTGGAAGATAACGGCGAGATCATCATGGTCTGA